One segment of Paenibacillus sp. FSL R7-0337 DNA contains the following:
- the tadA gene encoding tRNA adenosine(34) deaminase TadA has translation MNTRLEELPSEERAIHEHWMAEAIGEARKAEALGEVPIGAVVVHGGQIIGRGYNLRETTLDSTAHAEMVAIREASNVLGSWRLLDCQLYVTLEPCPMCAGAMVQSRLPLTVYGTPDPKAGCAGTLMNLLEESRFNHRTGVIQGVLQEECAELLTSFFRKLRKRPAKL, from the coding sequence TTGAATACCAGGCTTGAAGAACTGCCTTCGGAGGAGCGGGCCATTCATGAACATTGGATGGCAGAAGCGATAGGAGAAGCCCGCAAGGCTGAGGCCTTAGGCGAAGTACCGATAGGTGCCGTAGTTGTCCACGGAGGCCAAATTATAGGCCGTGGGTATAATCTGCGCGAGACGACGCTCGATTCCACTGCCCACGCAGAGATGGTAGCGATCCGGGAAGCCAGTAATGTCCTGGGCTCCTGGCGTTTGCTCGATTGCCAGCTCTACGTTACCCTGGAGCCTTGTCCCATGTGTGCAGGAGCGATGGTGCAGTCCAGGCTGCCGCTTACCGTGTATGGCACTCCGGACCCCAAGGCCGGCTGTGCAGGGACCTTGATGAACCTGCTGGAGGAGTCACGCTTTAACCACCGCACAGGGGTCATCCAGGGTGTGCTGCAGGAGGAATGCGCGGAGCTGCTGACCTCCTTCTTCCGCAAGCTGCGGAAGCGGCCTGCGAAGCTCTAG
- a CDS encoding ATP-binding protein, with the protein MKITAKQVAVSVEQSGFSSNYVQDKIAQNLRLTAILASYELDPDIRNITNQQLKALSTKLGVSNISLLVKTADDIIVAKSSDPAEIGLSTKGMGFWYVAFLELFAGQRVSVDQGQSLENFWSGPFEYSTSNPEYIDKWGYYYDGARNYIIDPFVRSTAVSDYVKIMSPDEIIQESKAVNPGILEITGINPKTFGASSMLPDGADPKNTKLRNRPIQYGTYSYGNIAEDKAAIREALNKGKPVTLDTKALGKRVLKSFIPIERPGAADYVISVVMDYQAISSVIREQLFNNITTSVLLLIIFLLASYVLAGVVTRPIQDILAKVNDVAKGKFEPPLNVSSRDELGQLAQRINAMTSHLLQHTNRLGQTLEENRAVKEHLESVINGTSDAIHTVDMEGRIISTNRAFEDLYGWGAADALVKPPYLVPATVQQQESIRLQQLKDGASLPPVETVRLKRDGSLVEVSVSSSVIRDEEGQPQSVVHVSRDMTERNRIEELLRRSEKLTTVGQLAAGVAHEIRNPLTTLRGFLQLQQEKKVLVPLHIELMLSELDRINMIVSEFLILAKPQAVHFQQRDLRHIVGDVISLLDSQAHLFGIEFTTYFSGVPAMVHCEENQLKQVFINVIKNAIEAMPDGGTITVEQQELEDSVVIVITDEGGGVPEDMLPKLGEPFFTNKESGTGLGLMVSQRIIQAHKGSLEIRSEYGRGTQVIIKLPEAKEQAPPAGMNIERSEDEHENQ; encoded by the coding sequence ATGAAGATCACTGCGAAGCAGGTTGCCGTATCGGTGGAGCAGAGCGGCTTCAGCTCGAATTACGTGCAGGATAAAATTGCCCAGAACCTGCGGTTGACTGCCATTCTGGCATCCTATGAGCTGGATCCGGATATCAGGAATATTACTAATCAACAATTGAAGGCGCTATCCACCAAGCTGGGGGTGTCGAATATCTCGCTGCTGGTGAAGACTGCGGATGATATTATCGTAGCGAAATCTTCAGATCCTGCAGAGATTGGACTTTCGACCAAGGGCATGGGTTTTTGGTATGTGGCTTTTCTGGAGCTGTTTGCAGGCCAGCGCGTATCTGTCGATCAGGGGCAGTCCCTGGAGAATTTCTGGTCCGGGCCGTTTGAATATTCAACCTCCAATCCGGAGTACATCGATAAATGGGGCTATTATTATGACGGGGCCCGCAATTATATCATAGATCCGTTCGTGAGGAGTACAGCGGTAAGCGATTATGTCAAAATTATGAGCCCTGATGAGATCATCCAGGAATCCAAAGCTGTAAATCCCGGAATTCTGGAGATTACCGGAATCAATCCGAAGACCTTCGGAGCCTCAAGTATGCTGCCTGACGGCGCAGATCCTAAGAACACGAAGCTGCGGAACCGTCCCATCCAGTACGGCACCTATTCATACGGCAATATTGCAGAGGATAAGGCGGCAATCCGTGAAGCATTGAACAAGGGCAAACCGGTAACGCTGGATACGAAGGCACTGGGTAAAAGAGTGCTCAAGAGCTTCATTCCGATTGAGCGGCCGGGAGCGGCGGATTATGTGATCAGTGTAGTCATGGACTACCAGGCCATCTCCTCGGTTATCCGGGAGCAGCTGTTCAATAATATCACCACCTCGGTTCTTCTGCTTATTATCTTCCTCCTGGCCAGTTATGTCCTGGCCGGTGTAGTTACACGCCCGATTCAGGATATACTGGCTAAGGTCAATGATGTGGCTAAGGGTAAATTTGAGCCTCCGCTTAATGTATCCAGCCGCGATGAGCTTGGGCAGCTGGCCCAGCGCATCAACGCGATGACCTCACATCTGCTGCAGCATACAAACCGGCTGGGGCAGACACTGGAGGAGAACCGTGCGGTCAAAGAGCATCTGGAGTCGGTGATTAACGGCACTTCAGATGCCATCCACACGGTGGATATGGAGGGGCGGATCATCAGTACGAATAGAGCCTTCGAGGACCTCTATGGATGGGGCGCTGCGGATGCTCTGGTCAAGCCGCCGTATCTGGTTCCGGCCACTGTGCAGCAGCAGGAGAGTATACGATTGCAGCAGCTTAAGGACGGGGCATCTCTGCCGCCTGTTGAGACCGTCAGGCTGAAGCGGGACGGCTCCCTGGTAGAGGTCAGCGTCAGCAGCTCGGTTATCCGGGATGAAGAGGGCCAGCCGCAGTCGGTTGTCCATGTATCCCGTGACATGACCGAGCGCAACCGGATCGAGGAGCTGCTCAGACGCTCGGAGAAGCTGACTACAGTCGGCCAGCTTGCGGCAGGGGTTGCTCATGAGATCCGCAATCCCTTGACCACCCTGCGGGGCTTCCTGCAGCTTCAGCAGGAGAAGAAGGTTCTTGTTCCGCTGCATATTGAACTGATGCTCTCGGAGCTGGACCGGATCAATATGATTGTCAGTGAGTTCCTGATTCTGGCGAAGCCGCAGGCTGTTCATTTCCAGCAGAGGGATCTGCGGCATATTGTCGGCGATGTCATCTCTCTGCTGGATAGCCAGGCCCACCTGTTCGGCATTGAATTCACCACATATTTCTCGGGAGTACCCGCCATGGTGCACTGTGAGGAGAATCAGTTGAAGCAGGTATTTATCAATGTGATCAAAAATGCGATCGAAGCGATGCCGGACGGGGGAACGATTACCGTGGAGCAGCAGGAGCTGGAGGACTCTGTGGTTATTGTGATCACGGATGAGGGTGGAGGCGTCCCTGAGGATATGCTGCCCAAGCTGGGAGAGCCGTTCTTTACGAACAAAGAGTCCGGAACGGGGCTTGGCCTGATGGTCAGCCAGCGGATCATTCAGGCTCATAAGGGCAGCCTGGAAATTAGAAGCGAGTATGGCCGGGGAACGCAGGTAATCATCAAGCTGCCTGAAGCGA